From one Melopsittacus undulatus isolate bMelUnd1 chromosome 16, bMelUnd1.mat.Z, whole genome shotgun sequence genomic stretch:
- the SCUBE3 gene encoding signal peptide, CUB and EGF-like domain-containing protein 3 isoform X6 produces the protein MSLGSERNCGSPGSSISPSASTRPQAFGRQQDVDECVEGTDNCHIDAICQNTPKSYKCICKSGYTGDGKHCKDVDECEREDNAGCVHECVNIPGNYRCTCYDGFRLAHDGHNCLDLDECSEGNGGCQQTCVNMMGSYECFCREGFFLSDNQHTCIQRPEEGMNCMNKNHGCAHICRETPKGGIACECRPGFELTKNQRDCKLTCNYGNGGCQHTCDDTDQGPKCGCHVKFLLHSDGVTCIGERHFQQHVILETFSNETCAVNNGGCDSKCHDAATGVHCSCPMGFMLQPDRKTCKDIDECRLNNGGCDHICRNTVGSFECSCKKGYKLLINERNCQDIDECSFDRTCDHLCINTPGSFQCLCNKGYTLYGLTHCGDVDECSINRGGCKFGCINTPGSYQCTCPAGCKLHWNKKDCIAGACPSELVKCLPGSVPPRATLSCNKTGKKDSCALTCTSKARFLPESDSSYTVSCGTPVLRQGGQQRPTNSSQCLETLAAPIKQKASFKIKDAKCHLHPRAKGKQDEVGKAGAQVGSAPCSDCQVAFVNLKCDSSKKGKGRRARNSSNKEVTRITLEFEAEIKPEEITASCNLHCLRQRVEKKLKSAIKALKKSINQERFLLRFAGMEYEVARKLSMAPERQESCGPGQQRLAGKCVSCSQGTYYHGQTEQCVPCPPGTYQEKEGQLSCDLCPRGDAFGPVGATNITGCTGQCPPGQHSADGFKPCQPCPRGSYQPEVGRALCFPCGGGLTTRHEGALSFQDCDTKVQCSPGHYYNTSVHRCIRCAVGTYQPDFRQNYCISCPGNTTTDFDGSTSVSQCKNRQCGGELGEYTGYIESPNYPGNYPANIECTWNINPPPKRKILIVVPEIFLPSEDECGDVLVMRKNSSPSSITTYETCQTYERPIAFTARSRKLWINFKTSEANSARGFQIPYVTYDEDYEQLVEDIVRDGRLYASENHQEILKDKKLIKAFFDVLAHPQNYFKYTEKHKEMLPRSFIKLLRSKVSSFLRPYK, from the exons ATGTCGATGAGTGCGTGGAGGGCACTGACAACTGCCACATCGATGCCATCTGCCagaacacccccaagtcctacAAGTGCATCTGCAAATCTGGCTACACCGGCGATGGGAAGCACTGCAAAG ACGTTGATGAGTGTGAGCGGGAGGATAACGCCGGCTGTGTCCACGAGTGCGTGAACATCCCTGGGAACTACCGCTGTACCTGCTACGACGGCTTCCGCCTGGCTCATGATGGACACAACTGCTTAG ACCTGGATGAGTGCTCAGAGGGCAACGGCGGCTGCCAGCAGACCTGTGTCAACATGATGGGCAGCTACGAGTGCTTCTGCCGGGAGGGCTTCTTCCTCAGTGACAACCAGCACACGTGCATCCAGCGCCCTGAAG AAGGAATGAACTGCATGAACAAGAACCACGGCTGTGCCCACATCTGCCGGGAGACCCCCAAAGGGGGCATCGCCTGCGAGTGCCGCCCCGGCTTCGAGCTCACCAAGAACCAGCGTGACTGCAAAC TGACCTGTAACTACGGGAATGGGGGCTGCCAGCACACGTGCGACGACACCGACCAGGGGCCCAAGTGTGGCTGCCACGTCAAGTTTCTGCTGCACTCCGACGGGGTGACGTGCATAG GGGAGAGACACTTCCAGCAACACGTTATCCTTGAGACGTTTTCTAATG AGACGTGTGCTGTGAACAACGGGGGCTGTGACAGCAAGTGCCACGATGCAGCGACCGGAGTgcactgcagctgccccatGGGCTTCATGCTCCAGCCAGACAGGAAGACGTGCAAAG ACATCGACGAGTGCCGGCTCAACAACGGTGGCTGTGACCACATCTGCAGGAACACAGTTGGCAGCTTCGAATGCAGCTGCAAGAAGGGCTACAAACTGCTCATCAACGAGAGGAACTGCCAAG ACATTGACGAGTGCTCCTTCGACCGGACCTGTGATCACCTCTGCATCAACACCCCaggcagcttccagtgcctctGCAACAAGGGTTACACACTCTATGGACTCACCCACTGCGGAG aTGTTGATGAATGCAGCATCAACCGGGGGGGCTGCAAGTTTGGCTGCATCAACACCCCCGGCAGTTACCAGTGTACCTGTCCTGCTGGCTGCAAGCTGCACTGGAACAAGAAGGACTGTATTG CTGGTGCGTGTCCCTCAGAGCTGGTGAAATGCCTGCCAGGTTCGGTGCCACCTCGAGCCACTCTGAGCTGCAACAAGACAGGCAAGAAGGACAGTTGTGCCCTCACCTGCACCTCCAAGGCACGCTTCCTGCCAG AGTCCGACAGCAGCTACACAGTGAGCTGTGGGACCCCCGTCCTGCGGCAGGGGGGACAGCAGAGACCCACCAACAGCAGCCAGTGCCTCG AGACACTCGCTGCACCAATCAAGCAGAAGGCTTCATTCAAGATCAAGGATGCCAAGTGCCACCTGCACCCACGGGCCAAGGGCAAGCAAGACGAGGTTGGGAAGGCCGGGGCACAAG TTGGGTCGGCACCTTGCTCCGACTGCCAGGTTGCCTTTGTCAACCTCAAGTGTGACTCGTCCAAGAAGGGGAAGGGGCGCCGGGCTCGCAACTCCTCCAACAAGGAGGTGACGCGCATCACGTTGGAGTTCGAGGCCGAGATCAAGCCAGAGGAGATCACAG cCAGCTGCAACCTGCACTGCCTGCGGCAGAGGGTGGAGAAAAAGCTGAAATCAGCCATCAAAGCCCTGAAGAAATCCATCAACCAGGAGCGGTTCCTGCTCCGCTTCGCAGGGATGGAGTACGAGGTGGCGCGGAAGCTGAGCATGGCCCCAGAGCGGCAGGAGAGCTGCGGGCCCGGCCAGCAGCGCCTGGCTGGCAAGTGTG TTAGCTGCTCGCAGGGAACCTATTACCATGGCCAGACCGAGCAGTGTGTCCCCTGTCCCCCCGGCACCTACCAGGAGAAGGAAGGGCAGCTCTCCTGCGACCTGTGTCCCCGTGGGGATGCTTTTGGACCAGTGGGAGCCACCAACATCACCGGCTGCACAG GTCAGTGTCCCCCTGGCCAGCACTCGGCTGACGGCTTCAAGCCCTGCCAGCCGTGTCCCCGGGGGTCCTACCAGCCCGAGGTGGGGCGGGCGCTCTGCTTCCCCTGCGGTGGGGGGCTGACCACGCGCCACGAGGGAGCCCTCTCCTTCCAGGACTGCGACACCAAGG TGCAGTGCTCTCCTGGGCACTACTACAACACCAGTGTCCACCGCTGCATCCGCTGTGCCGTGGGCACCTACCAGCCCGACTTCAGGCAGAACTACTGCATCTCCTGTCCTGGCAACACCACCACTGACTTTGACGGCTCCACCTCTGTGTCTCAGTGCAAAA ACCGGCAGTGTGGGGGGGAGCTGGGAGAATACACAGGCTACATCGAGTCCCCCAACTACCCGGGCAATTACCCTGCCAACATCGAGTGCACCTGGAAcatcaaccccccccccaagcgCAAGATCCTCATCGTGGTGCCCGAGATCTTCCTCCCCTCCGAGGATGAGTGTGGCGACGTCCTCGTCATGCGGAAAAACT cctccccatcCTCCATCACCACCTATGAGACGTGCCAGACCTATGAGAGGCCCATTGCCTTCACTGCCCGCTCTCGGAAACTCTGGATCAACTTCAAAACCAGTGAAGCCAACAGCGCCCGAGGCTTCCAGATCCCCTACGTCACCTACGATG AGGACTACGAGCAGCTGGTGGAGGACATCGTGCGGGATGGTAGGCTCTACGCCTCCGAAAACCACCAGGAGATCCTCAAG GACAAGAAGCTCATCAAAGCTTTCTTCGATGTTCTGGCACATCCCCAGAACTACTTCAAGTACACGGAGAAACACAAGGAGATGCTGCCCCGCTCCTTCATCAAGCTCCTCCGCTCCAAAGTCTCCAGCTTCCTCCGGCCTTACAAATag
- the SCUBE3 gene encoding signal peptide, CUB and EGF-like domain-containing protein 3 isoform X4: protein MLSRWFPLKHWKSPRLAPYSSMQTGIAMGALQLAGFSILVFLLHSGNTLANKASQDVDECVEGTDNCHIDAICQNTPKSYKCICKSGYTGDGKHCKDVDECEREDNAGCVHECVNIPGNYRCTCYDGFRLAHDGHNCLDLDECSEGNGGCQQTCVNMMGSYECFCREGFFLSDNQHTCIQRPEEGMNCMNKNHGCAHICRETPKGGIACECRPGFELTKNQRDCKLTCNYGNGGCQHTCDDTDQGPKCGCHVKFLLHSDGVTCIETCAVNNGGCDSKCHDAATGVHCSCPMGFMLQPDRKTCKDIDECRLNNGGCDHICRNTVGSFECSCKKGYKLLINERNCQDIDECSFDRTCDHLCINTPGSFQCLCNKGYTLYGLTHCGDVDECSINRGGCKFGCINTPGSYQCTCPAGCKLHWNKKDCIAGACPSELVKCLPGSVPPRATLSCNKTGKKDSCALTCTSKARFLPESDSSYTVSCGTPVLRQGGQQRPTNSSQCLETLAAPIKQKASFKIKDAKCHLHPRAKGKQDEVGKAGAQVGSAPCSDCQVAFVNLKCDSSKKGKGRRARNSSNKEVTRITLEFEAEIKPEEITASCNLHCLRQRVEKKLKSAIKALKKSINQERFLLRFAGMEYEVARKLSMAPERQESCGPGQQRLAGKCVSCSQGTYYHGQTEQCVPCPPGTYQEKEGQLSCDLCPRGDAFGPVGATNITGCTGQCPPGQHSADGFKPCQPCPRGSYQPEVGRALCFPCGGGLTTRHEGALSFQDCDTKVQCSPGHYYNTSVHRCIRCAVGTYQPDFRQNYCISCPGNTTTDFDGSTSVSQCKNRQCGGELGEYTGYIESPNYPGNYPANIECTWNINPPPKRKILIVVPEIFLPSEDECGDVLVMRKNSSPSSITTYETCQTYERPIAFTARSRKLWINFKTSEANSARGFQIPYVTYDEDYEQLVEDIVRDGRLYASENHQEILKDKKLIKAFFDVLAHPQNYFKYTEKHKEMLPRSFIKLLRSKVSSFLRPYK, encoded by the exons ATGTCGATGAGTGCGTGGAGGGCACTGACAACTGCCACATCGATGCCATCTGCCagaacacccccaagtcctacAAGTGCATCTGCAAATCTGGCTACACCGGCGATGGGAAGCACTGCAAAG ACGTTGATGAGTGTGAGCGGGAGGATAACGCCGGCTGTGTCCACGAGTGCGTGAACATCCCTGGGAACTACCGCTGTACCTGCTACGACGGCTTCCGCCTGGCTCATGATGGACACAACTGCTTAG ACCTGGATGAGTGCTCAGAGGGCAACGGCGGCTGCCAGCAGACCTGTGTCAACATGATGGGCAGCTACGAGTGCTTCTGCCGGGAGGGCTTCTTCCTCAGTGACAACCAGCACACGTGCATCCAGCGCCCTGAAG AAGGAATGAACTGCATGAACAAGAACCACGGCTGTGCCCACATCTGCCGGGAGACCCCCAAAGGGGGCATCGCCTGCGAGTGCCGCCCCGGCTTCGAGCTCACCAAGAACCAGCGTGACTGCAAAC TGACCTGTAACTACGGGAATGGGGGCTGCCAGCACACGTGCGACGACACCGACCAGGGGCCCAAGTGTGGCTGCCACGTCAAGTTTCTGCTGCACTCCGACGGGGTGACGTGCATAG AGACGTGTGCTGTGAACAACGGGGGCTGTGACAGCAAGTGCCACGATGCAGCGACCGGAGTgcactgcagctgccccatGGGCTTCATGCTCCAGCCAGACAGGAAGACGTGCAAAG ACATCGACGAGTGCCGGCTCAACAACGGTGGCTGTGACCACATCTGCAGGAACACAGTTGGCAGCTTCGAATGCAGCTGCAAGAAGGGCTACAAACTGCTCATCAACGAGAGGAACTGCCAAG ACATTGACGAGTGCTCCTTCGACCGGACCTGTGATCACCTCTGCATCAACACCCCaggcagcttccagtgcctctGCAACAAGGGTTACACACTCTATGGACTCACCCACTGCGGAG aTGTTGATGAATGCAGCATCAACCGGGGGGGCTGCAAGTTTGGCTGCATCAACACCCCCGGCAGTTACCAGTGTACCTGTCCTGCTGGCTGCAAGCTGCACTGGAACAAGAAGGACTGTATTG CTGGTGCGTGTCCCTCAGAGCTGGTGAAATGCCTGCCAGGTTCGGTGCCACCTCGAGCCACTCTGAGCTGCAACAAGACAGGCAAGAAGGACAGTTGTGCCCTCACCTGCACCTCCAAGGCACGCTTCCTGCCAG AGTCCGACAGCAGCTACACAGTGAGCTGTGGGACCCCCGTCCTGCGGCAGGGGGGACAGCAGAGACCCACCAACAGCAGCCAGTGCCTCG AGACACTCGCTGCACCAATCAAGCAGAAGGCTTCATTCAAGATCAAGGATGCCAAGTGCCACCTGCACCCACGGGCCAAGGGCAAGCAAGACGAGGTTGGGAAGGCCGGGGCACAAG TTGGGTCGGCACCTTGCTCCGACTGCCAGGTTGCCTTTGTCAACCTCAAGTGTGACTCGTCCAAGAAGGGGAAGGGGCGCCGGGCTCGCAACTCCTCCAACAAGGAGGTGACGCGCATCACGTTGGAGTTCGAGGCCGAGATCAAGCCAGAGGAGATCACAG cCAGCTGCAACCTGCACTGCCTGCGGCAGAGGGTGGAGAAAAAGCTGAAATCAGCCATCAAAGCCCTGAAGAAATCCATCAACCAGGAGCGGTTCCTGCTCCGCTTCGCAGGGATGGAGTACGAGGTGGCGCGGAAGCTGAGCATGGCCCCAGAGCGGCAGGAGAGCTGCGGGCCCGGCCAGCAGCGCCTGGCTGGCAAGTGTG TTAGCTGCTCGCAGGGAACCTATTACCATGGCCAGACCGAGCAGTGTGTCCCCTGTCCCCCCGGCACCTACCAGGAGAAGGAAGGGCAGCTCTCCTGCGACCTGTGTCCCCGTGGGGATGCTTTTGGACCAGTGGGAGCCACCAACATCACCGGCTGCACAG GTCAGTGTCCCCCTGGCCAGCACTCGGCTGACGGCTTCAAGCCCTGCCAGCCGTGTCCCCGGGGGTCCTACCAGCCCGAGGTGGGGCGGGCGCTCTGCTTCCCCTGCGGTGGGGGGCTGACCACGCGCCACGAGGGAGCCCTCTCCTTCCAGGACTGCGACACCAAGG TGCAGTGCTCTCCTGGGCACTACTACAACACCAGTGTCCACCGCTGCATCCGCTGTGCCGTGGGCACCTACCAGCCCGACTTCAGGCAGAACTACTGCATCTCCTGTCCTGGCAACACCACCACTGACTTTGACGGCTCCACCTCTGTGTCTCAGTGCAAAA ACCGGCAGTGTGGGGGGGAGCTGGGAGAATACACAGGCTACATCGAGTCCCCCAACTACCCGGGCAATTACCCTGCCAACATCGAGTGCACCTGGAAcatcaaccccccccccaagcgCAAGATCCTCATCGTGGTGCCCGAGATCTTCCTCCCCTCCGAGGATGAGTGTGGCGACGTCCTCGTCATGCGGAAAAACT cctccccatcCTCCATCACCACCTATGAGACGTGCCAGACCTATGAGAGGCCCATTGCCTTCACTGCCCGCTCTCGGAAACTCTGGATCAACTTCAAAACCAGTGAAGCCAACAGCGCCCGAGGCTTCCAGATCCCCTACGTCACCTACGATG AGGACTACGAGCAGCTGGTGGAGGACATCGTGCGGGATGGTAGGCTCTACGCCTCCGAAAACCACCAGGAGATCCTCAAG GACAAGAAGCTCATCAAAGCTTTCTTCGATGTTCTGGCACATCCCCAGAACTACTTCAAGTACACGGAGAAACACAAGGAGATGCTGCCCCGCTCCTTCATCAAGCTCCTCCGCTCCAAAGTCTCCAGCTTCCTCCGGCCTTACAAATag
- the SCUBE3 gene encoding signal peptide, CUB and EGF-like domain-containing protein 3 isoform X3, which translates to MLSRWFPLKHWKSPRLAPYSSMQTGIAMGALQLAGFSILVFLLHSGNTLANKASQDVDECVEGTDNCHIDAICQNTPKSYKCICKSGYTGDGKHCKDVDECEREDNAGCVHECVNIPGNYRCTCYDGFRLAHDGHNCLDLDECSEGNGGCQQTCVNMMGSYECFCREGFFLSDNQHTCIQRPEEGMNCMNKNHGCAHICRETPKGGIACECRPGFELTKNQRDCKLTCNYGNGGCQHTCDDTDQGPKCGCHVKFLLHSDGVTCIGERHFQQHVILETFSNETCAVNNGGCDSKCHDAATGVHCSCPMGFMLQPDRKTCKDIDECRLNNGGCDHICRNTVGSFECSCKKGYKLLINERNCQDIDECSFDRTCDHLCINTPGSFQCLCNKGYTLYGLTHCGDVDECSINRGGCKFGCINTPGSYQCTCPAGCKLHWNKKDCIGSVPPRATLSCNKTGKKDSCALTCTSKARFLPESDSSYTVSCGTPVLRQGGQQRPTNSSQCLETLAAPIKQKASFKIKDAKCHLHPRAKGKQDEVGKAGAQVGSAPCSDCQVAFVNLKCDSSKKGKGRRARNSSNKEVTRITLEFEAEIKPEEITASCNLHCLRQRVEKKLKSAIKALKKSINQERFLLRFAGMEYEVARKLSMAPERQESCGPGQQRLAGKCVSCSQGTYYHGQTEQCVPCPPGTYQEKEGQLSCDLCPRGDAFGPVGATNITGCTGQCPPGQHSADGFKPCQPCPRGSYQPEVGRALCFPCGGGLTTRHEGALSFQDCDTKVQCSPGHYYNTSVHRCIRCAVGTYQPDFRQNYCISCPGNTTTDFDGSTSVSQCKNRQCGGELGEYTGYIESPNYPGNYPANIECTWNINPPPKRKILIVVPEIFLPSEDECGDVLVMRKNSSPSSITTYETCQTYERPIAFTARSRKLWINFKTSEANSARGFQIPYVTYDEDYEQLVEDIVRDGRLYASENHQEILKDKKLIKAFFDVLAHPQNYFKYTEKHKEMLPRSFIKLLRSKVSSFLRPYK; encoded by the exons ATGTCGATGAGTGCGTGGAGGGCACTGACAACTGCCACATCGATGCCATCTGCCagaacacccccaagtcctacAAGTGCATCTGCAAATCTGGCTACACCGGCGATGGGAAGCACTGCAAAG ACGTTGATGAGTGTGAGCGGGAGGATAACGCCGGCTGTGTCCACGAGTGCGTGAACATCCCTGGGAACTACCGCTGTACCTGCTACGACGGCTTCCGCCTGGCTCATGATGGACACAACTGCTTAG ACCTGGATGAGTGCTCAGAGGGCAACGGCGGCTGCCAGCAGACCTGTGTCAACATGATGGGCAGCTACGAGTGCTTCTGCCGGGAGGGCTTCTTCCTCAGTGACAACCAGCACACGTGCATCCAGCGCCCTGAAG AAGGAATGAACTGCATGAACAAGAACCACGGCTGTGCCCACATCTGCCGGGAGACCCCCAAAGGGGGCATCGCCTGCGAGTGCCGCCCCGGCTTCGAGCTCACCAAGAACCAGCGTGACTGCAAAC TGACCTGTAACTACGGGAATGGGGGCTGCCAGCACACGTGCGACGACACCGACCAGGGGCCCAAGTGTGGCTGCCACGTCAAGTTTCTGCTGCACTCCGACGGGGTGACGTGCATAG GGGAGAGACACTTCCAGCAACACGTTATCCTTGAGACGTTTTCTAATG AGACGTGTGCTGTGAACAACGGGGGCTGTGACAGCAAGTGCCACGATGCAGCGACCGGAGTgcactgcagctgccccatGGGCTTCATGCTCCAGCCAGACAGGAAGACGTGCAAAG ACATCGACGAGTGCCGGCTCAACAACGGTGGCTGTGACCACATCTGCAGGAACACAGTTGGCAGCTTCGAATGCAGCTGCAAGAAGGGCTACAAACTGCTCATCAACGAGAGGAACTGCCAAG ACATTGACGAGTGCTCCTTCGACCGGACCTGTGATCACCTCTGCATCAACACCCCaggcagcttccagtgcctctGCAACAAGGGTTACACACTCTATGGACTCACCCACTGCGGAG aTGTTGATGAATGCAGCATCAACCGGGGGGGCTGCAAGTTTGGCTGCATCAACACCCCCGGCAGTTACCAGTGTACCTGTCCTGCTGGCTGCAAGCTGCACTGGAACAAGAAGGACTGTATTG GTTCGGTGCCACCTCGAGCCACTCTGAGCTGCAACAAGACAGGCAAGAAGGACAGTTGTGCCCTCACCTGCACCTCCAAGGCACGCTTCCTGCCAG AGTCCGACAGCAGCTACACAGTGAGCTGTGGGACCCCCGTCCTGCGGCAGGGGGGACAGCAGAGACCCACCAACAGCAGCCAGTGCCTCG AGACACTCGCTGCACCAATCAAGCAGAAGGCTTCATTCAAGATCAAGGATGCCAAGTGCCACCTGCACCCACGGGCCAAGGGCAAGCAAGACGAGGTTGGGAAGGCCGGGGCACAAG TTGGGTCGGCACCTTGCTCCGACTGCCAGGTTGCCTTTGTCAACCTCAAGTGTGACTCGTCCAAGAAGGGGAAGGGGCGCCGGGCTCGCAACTCCTCCAACAAGGAGGTGACGCGCATCACGTTGGAGTTCGAGGCCGAGATCAAGCCAGAGGAGATCACAG cCAGCTGCAACCTGCACTGCCTGCGGCAGAGGGTGGAGAAAAAGCTGAAATCAGCCATCAAAGCCCTGAAGAAATCCATCAACCAGGAGCGGTTCCTGCTCCGCTTCGCAGGGATGGAGTACGAGGTGGCGCGGAAGCTGAGCATGGCCCCAGAGCGGCAGGAGAGCTGCGGGCCCGGCCAGCAGCGCCTGGCTGGCAAGTGTG TTAGCTGCTCGCAGGGAACCTATTACCATGGCCAGACCGAGCAGTGTGTCCCCTGTCCCCCCGGCACCTACCAGGAGAAGGAAGGGCAGCTCTCCTGCGACCTGTGTCCCCGTGGGGATGCTTTTGGACCAGTGGGAGCCACCAACATCACCGGCTGCACAG GTCAGTGTCCCCCTGGCCAGCACTCGGCTGACGGCTTCAAGCCCTGCCAGCCGTGTCCCCGGGGGTCCTACCAGCCCGAGGTGGGGCGGGCGCTCTGCTTCCCCTGCGGTGGGGGGCTGACCACGCGCCACGAGGGAGCCCTCTCCTTCCAGGACTGCGACACCAAGG TGCAGTGCTCTCCTGGGCACTACTACAACACCAGTGTCCACCGCTGCATCCGCTGTGCCGTGGGCACCTACCAGCCCGACTTCAGGCAGAACTACTGCATCTCCTGTCCTGGCAACACCACCACTGACTTTGACGGCTCCACCTCTGTGTCTCAGTGCAAAA ACCGGCAGTGTGGGGGGGAGCTGGGAGAATACACAGGCTACATCGAGTCCCCCAACTACCCGGGCAATTACCCTGCCAACATCGAGTGCACCTGGAAcatcaaccccccccccaagcgCAAGATCCTCATCGTGGTGCCCGAGATCTTCCTCCCCTCCGAGGATGAGTGTGGCGACGTCCTCGTCATGCGGAAAAACT cctccccatcCTCCATCACCACCTATGAGACGTGCCAGACCTATGAGAGGCCCATTGCCTTCACTGCCCGCTCTCGGAAACTCTGGATCAACTTCAAAACCAGTGAAGCCAACAGCGCCCGAGGCTTCCAGATCCCCTACGTCACCTACGATG AGGACTACGAGCAGCTGGTGGAGGACATCGTGCGGGATGGTAGGCTCTACGCCTCCGAAAACCACCAGGAGATCCTCAAG GACAAGAAGCTCATCAAAGCTTTCTTCGATGTTCTGGCACATCCCCAGAACTACTTCAAGTACACGGAGAAACACAAGGAGATGCTGCCCCGCTCCTTCATCAAGCTCCTCCGCTCCAAAGTCTCCAGCTTCCTCCGGCCTTACAAATag